A window of Chloracidobacterium sp. N contains these coding sequences:
- a CDS encoding alcohol dehydrogenase catalytic domain-containing protein, with amino-acid sequence MDAIVFYAPHEIGLQSIPLPPMTPTSVRVATKLTSISAGTERMTLEGRLPGMPQLRYPLIPGYENVGEVIEVGADVDPAQFQVGDRVFLPGTVRYEGFFSVFGGQVSESVNDAKRPIKVPAGISNETALLLALGATAHHGIRDLVAPGTRPSILVLGQGIVGQLAARMLTQYGAEVTIADTIPFRVGLGEADHFIVVHQETDIPSDSFDVVIEATGNVGCFDTAVRALKKHGHLRSLGFYEDVRFAFGPAFIKEIRLDIAGEWDAADMAATLRFLADHDAALHQLITHQLPARDPNRAYTVALRDPECLKIALTW; translated from the coding sequence ATGGATGCCATTGTTTTCTATGCCCCGCACGAAATCGGGCTGCAATCCATTCCCCTGCCTCCGATGACACCGACTTCGGTGCGGGTCGCCACGAAGCTGACCTCCATCAGCGCCGGCACGGAGCGGATGACCCTTGAAGGGCGGCTGCCCGGAATGCCCCAGCTTCGGTATCCGCTCATTCCCGGCTATGAGAACGTAGGTGAGGTCATCGAAGTCGGCGCGGATGTTGACCCGGCACAGTTTCAGGTGGGCGACCGCGTGTTCCTGCCCGGCACGGTTCGCTACGAGGGGTTTTTCTCGGTTTTTGGCGGTCAGGTTTCGGAATCGGTCAACGATGCCAAACGTCCCATCAAAGTTCCGGCTGGCATCTCGAATGAAACGGCACTGCTGCTTGCGCTGGGGGCCACGGCGCACCACGGCATACGGGACCTGGTTGCGCCCGGCACCCGTCCGTCCATTCTGGTGCTGGGGCAGGGTATCGTCGGGCAGTTGGCGGCGCGCATGCTGACCCAGTACGGCGCGGAAGTGACCATTGCCGATACGATTCCCTTTCGCGTCGGGCTGGGCGAAGCCGATCACTTCATCGTGGTCCATCAGGAAACGGATATTCCGTCGGACAGTTTCGATGTCGTCATTGAGGCGACCGGCAATGTGGGTTGTTTCGACACGGCCGTGCGCGCCCTCAAAAAGCACGGACATCTGCGCTCGCTGGGCTTTTACGAGGACGTCCGCTTTGCCTTCGGCCCGGCTTTCATCAAGGAAATCCGGCTCGACATTGCCGGCGAGTGGGATGCCGCCGACATGGCCGCCACCCTCCGGTTTCTGGCCGACCATGACGCGGCGCTGCACCAACTCATCACGCACCAGTTGCCGGCGCGCGATCCCAACCGGGCCTATACGGTCGCCCTGCGCGACCCGGAGTGTTTGAAAATCGCACTCACATGGTAA